The following DNA comes from Amycolatopsis albispora.
CCGAATACACCCGGTAACCAGCCCAGGTGCGACCGCCCGGCCGCACCAGCCCGATGGCGTCCCAGTGGTGCAGGGTCTTCACGCTCACCCCGACGAGCGAAGCCGCCCGGCCCACGGTGAGCCCACCGGGGCCGGGCGGCGGTTCGGCAACCGGATCGATCATCCGCCCAGTGTCACCCGCGCGGCACCTCGATGCCCATCCGGCGCACGTGCTCCGCCTCCGGGCCGTCCGGGTCGAACACCCGCGCGGCGGTCATCACCACCCGCGCGTTCTCCGGGGTGATCACCTCCAGTTCCATCGAGTTCCACGGCTTCACCACCGGCTCACCCACGCTGCCGGGCCGGAGTTCCTCGCAGCGCGCCGCGATCTCGTTGATCTGGTCGAGCACGCAGGAGAAACTGGTGCTCATCGGGCCGGGCTCGGCGGGCGGTTCACCGGGGACCAGCAGCACGTCCTGGAACGCCCACCGCCGCAGGTGGGTCACCTGGCCGGGTGCCGAGAAGAGATCGGCGAAACCGAGCCCGCGCATCCAGAACTCCTTCGAGGCCTCCAGATCGGCCGTGGGCACGATGACGAACATGGGCATCGGGTAGATCTCCCGGTAGATCCCGGGATCGGTCGCCCCGGGACCGGGCAGGGGCACGGGACTGCGGTACTCACTCATGACGGCGATCGTGAAGCCTCCTGCTGGGTCAGGGTCAAGCCGGGATGCGAGGCTGGGCCCATGCGCACCGGCATCCGGGCCTTCGAACCCGCCGACCAGCCCGCCGTCACCGAGTTCGCGCTGCGTGCCGATCAGCGGCGTGCGGTCGAGGCCGCCTGCCAGGACGAGAACCTGACCGCCTGGGTGTCCGAGGCGGCCTCCGCGGTCGATCCGGCGTACCAGCGCCGGGGCATCGCGACGGCGCTGACCGAGCACGCGCTCCGGTGGTTCACCGAGAACGGCTTGACGCTGGCCATGGTCGAAACGGGCGGCGATCCGGGGCACGCCCCGGCCCGGCGCACCTACGAGCGCGCGGGGTTCACCCAACTCCCCATCGCCCGCTACTTCCGACGGCTCGACCGCTAGAGTCGCCGCCCGTGGAGCCGATGATCGCGATCCCGCCCGGCCGGGTGACGCTGTCCGACCGGCGGACCCAGCGCAGTTGGGCGGTGGCACTGGCGGCCTATCGGATCTCCGCGGTCCCGGTGACGCAGCAGCTGTACGCGGCGGTGACCGGCGAGTGGCCGAGCGCGGCCCGCGGTGAGCGGCTGCCCGTCGAGAGCGTGTCGTGGCTCGACGCGGTCCGGTTCTGCAACCTGCTGTCCGAGCGCGACGGGCTGGCGCCGGTGTACCAGCTCGAAGCCGACGCCGAGGACGTCGAATGGGACACCGGCGCCGGTGGTTACCGCCTGCCCACCGAAGCCGAGTGGGAGCACGCCTGCCGCGCGGGCAGCACCGGGCCGCGGTACGGCCCGATCGACCAGATCGCCTGGTACCGCGGCAATTCCGGGGAACGCGTGCACGAGGTCGGCGGCAAGCGGCCCAACGCGTGGGGCCTGTACGACATGCTCGGCAACGTGTGGGAATGGTGCTGGGACGTCTACGACGCCGAGGTCTACGGCACCTACCGGGTGCTGCGCGGCGGCGGCTGGTTCGACGAGCACTGGAGCTGCCGCGCCTCGGTCCGGCGGCGCAGCCACCCCACCTTCCGCGTGG
Coding sequences within:
- a CDS encoding VOC family protein; translation: MSEYRSPVPLPGPGATDPGIYREIYPMPMFVIVPTADLEASKEFWMRGLGFADLFSAPGQVTHLRRWAFQDVLLVPGEPPAEPGPMSTSFSCVLDQINEIAARCEELRPGSVGEPVVKPWNSMELEVITPENARVVMTAARVFDPDGPEAEHVRRMGIEVPRG
- a CDS encoding formylglycine-generating enzyme family protein codes for the protein MIAIPPGRVTLSDRRTQRSWAVALAAYRISAVPVTQQLYAAVTGEWPSAARGERLPVESVSWLDAVRFCNLLSERDGLAPVYQLEADAEDVEWDTGAGGYRLPTEAEWEHACRAGSTGPRYGPIDQIAWYRGNSGERVHEVGGKRPNAWGLYDMLGNVWEWCWDVYDAEVYGTYRVLRGGGWFDEHWSCRASVRRRSHPTFRVDDVGFRLATRA
- a CDS encoding GNAT family N-acetyltransferase, encoding MRTGIRAFEPADQPAVTEFALRADQRRAVEAACQDENLTAWVSEAASAVDPAYQRRGIATALTEHALRWFTENGLTLAMVETGGDPGHAPARRTYERAGFTQLPIARYFRRLDR